In Desulfovibrio sp., the following are encoded in one genomic region:
- a CDS encoding homocysteine S-methyltransferase family protein, whose product MADFRKALSDNSIIVFDGAMGTLLQARGLPPGASPELWGLEHPDVVRSVHEDYLRAGARVVTTNTFGGTRFKLPSGTDIRRVNAEIAKVARQAAGENCFVAGSVGPTGHFVEPLGTLSMRELVDAFARQIEGLAEGGVDLVIAETHFDLAEAKAVVLAARQVCDLPVAILMTFEPGGSLTGTPSATFADTMQNLGVDLLGINCGLGPEQMLDVARDFLPRIDVPFFIKPNAGLPRLENGVTVFPMGPDEFAQGMIPFLDIGAKCVSGCCGTTPAHIGALAKVAAGRTWTRPEPAQGRPLVLTSRSKSVCIGVGLPAVCIGERINPTGKKVLTEELQTGQFAEAIRLAEEQVQAGASVLDVNVGAPMVQEEVLLPALVKQLTARLLTPLCLDSTKPEAISEALWAVPGSALVNSISGEPGRMDELGPLCKLHGAPFILLPLAGKKLPVTASERIAAIEALLIQAEALGIPKRLILVDALALTVSSKPEAALHCLETIRHCAAVWGLPTTLGLSNISFGLPARELLNATFLTMCLGAGMAAHISNPSTPLPREVGLASEVLLARDKQAASYIASCADWKYGGVSGVQVREAKTQAVTSLREAVVAGRKEAVLSMVEEALNKGQEPMAILNGELIPGIMEVGVLYERKEYFLPQLLLSAEAMQGGYERLSPLLDAASKGQERAKIVLATVEGDIHDIGKNIVGLMLRNHGFDVIDLGKDVSAERIVDCASETGAKLIGLSALMTTTMVRMEETVKLLGQRGMDQKVMVGGAVVTDAYAKSIGAHGHAADAVEAVRLAKRLMDA is encoded by the coding sequence GTGGCGGACTTTCGCAAGGCACTTTCGGACAATTCCATCATCGTTTTTGACGGTGCCATGGGCACCCTGCTGCAGGCCAGGGGCCTCCCGCCGGGCGCTTCGCCCGAACTCTGGGGACTTGAGCACCCGGATGTGGTCCGTTCGGTGCATGAAGACTATCTCCGGGCCGGAGCCAGGGTGGTCACCACCAACACCTTCGGCGGCACCCGCTTCAAGCTGCCCTCCGGGACGGACATCAGGCGGGTAAACGCCGAGATTGCCAAGGTGGCCCGCCAGGCCGCCGGCGAGAATTGCTTTGTTGCCGGAAGCGTGGGACCCACCGGGCACTTCGTCGAGCCCCTGGGCACGCTTTCCATGCGCGAACTGGTGGACGCCTTCGCCAGGCAGATAGAGGGCCTGGCCGAGGGCGGGGTGGACCTGGTCATCGCGGAGACGCACTTCGACCTGGCCGAAGCCAAGGCCGTTGTCCTGGCCGCGCGCCAGGTGTGCGACCTGCCCGTGGCCATCCTCATGACCTTCGAGCCGGGCGGATCGCTCACCGGCACCCCGTCGGCCACCTTCGCCGACACCATGCAGAACCTGGGCGTCGATCTTCTGGGCATCAACTGCGGGCTTGGCCCCGAGCAGATGCTGGACGTTGCCCGCGACTTCCTCCCCCGCATCGACGTGCCCTTTTTCATAAAGCCCAATGCCGGCCTGCCCAGGCTGGAGAACGGTGTTACCGTATTCCCCATGGGCCCCGACGAGTTCGCCCAGGGAATGATCCCGTTTCTGGACATCGGCGCCAAATGCGTCTCCGGCTGCTGCGGGACAACCCCGGCGCATATCGGGGCCCTGGCCAAGGTGGCCGCCGGGCGCACCTGGACCAGGCCCGAGCCCGCCCAGGGCCGCCCGCTGGTGCTCACCTCCCGCTCGAAGTCGGTGTGTATCGGCGTCGGGCTTCCGGCGGTGTGCATCGGCGAGCGCATAAACCCCACCGGCAAGAAGGTGCTCACCGAAGAGCTTCAGACCGGCCAGTTCGCCGAGGCCATCCGTCTGGCCGAGGAGCAGGTGCAGGCCGGAGCCTCGGTGCTCGATGTGAACGTGGGCGCGCCCATGGTTCAGGAAGAGGTGCTGCTGCCCGCCCTGGTCAAGCAGCTCACTGCCCGCCTGCTTACGCCGCTGTGCCTGGATTCCACCAAGCCCGAGGCCATTTCCGAAGCCCTGTGGGCTGTTCCTGGGTCCGCATTGGTTAATTCCATAAGCGGCGAGCCGGGGCGCATGGACGAGCTCGGCCCGCTGTGCAAGCTGCACGGGGCGCCGTTCATCCTTTTGCCCCTGGCTGGAAAAAAGCTGCCGGTCACGGCCTCGGAACGCATCGCGGCCATCGAGGCGCTGCTGATTCAGGCCGAAGCCCTGGGCATCCCCAAGCGCCTCATCCTGGTGGACGCCCTGGCCCTTACCGTGTCCTCCAAACCGGAGGCCGCCCTGCACTGTTTGGAGACCATCCGCCACTGCGCCGCGGTGTGGGGGCTGCCGACCACGCTCGGGCTCTCCAACATTTCCTTCGGGCTGCCCGCCCGCGAGCTTTTGAACGCCACGTTCCTGACCATGTGCTTGGGCGCCGGCATGGCCGCGCACATCTCCAACCCGTCCACGCCCCTGCCGCGCGAAGTTGGCCTGGCCTCGGAAGTCCTTCTGGCCAGGGACAAGCAGGCCGCAAGCTACATCGCCTCCTGCGCGGACTGGAAATACGGCGGAGTAAGCGGCGTCCAGGTCCGTGAGGCCAAGACCCAGGCGGTCACCTCCCTGCGCGAGGCCGTCGTGGCCGGGCGCAAGGAGGCCGTTCTGTCTATGGTGGAGGAGGCCCTGAACAAGGGCCAGGAACCCATGGCCATTTTGAACGGCGAATTGATCCCGGGCATCATGGAAGTGGGCGTTCTCTACGAGCGCAAGGAATACTTCCTGCCGCAGCTTCTGCTTTCCGCCGAAGCCATGCAGGGCGGGTATGAGCGTTTGAGCCCGCTGCTGGATGCCGCGTCCAAGGGCCAGGAGCGCGCCAAGATCGTGCTGGCCACCGTGGAGGGGGACATCCACGACATCGGCAAGAACATCGTGGGCCTGATGCTTCGAAACCACGGGTTCGACGTGATCGACCTGGGCAAGGATGTGTCGGCCGAACGCATCGTGGATTGCGCCTCCGAGACCGGGGCCAAGCTCATCGGGCTTTCGGCGCTCATGACCACCACCATGGTCCGCATGGAGGAAACGGTGAAGCTTCTTGGCCAGCGGGGCATGGACCAGAAAGTGATGGTGGGCGGAGCCGTGGTCACGGACGCCTACGCAAAGTCCATCGGCGCTCACGGCCACGCGGCCGACGCGGTGGAAGCGGTCCGGCTGGCAAAAAGGCTCATGGACGCATAG
- the radA gene encoding DNA repair protein RadA, producing MAKTRLVYACSACGDVSPRWRGQCQGCGEWNTLVQQAGVKQPPRLGSTLGPREGPVSLSGFTQDHAPTAPSGLPDLDRVLGQGLQPGSAVLLGGEPGIGKSTLLLQLAGKVASAGRKAVYVSGEESLSQLASRARRLGIDSELLLASCTTSAADAVDILGQSESPTIVVVDSVQTMASSLADGVPGSPGQVRAVAAELVEAVKKSNATLILVGHVTKEGLIAGPKILEHMVDTVLYLEGDRQHFYRILRVFKNRFGPTDELMVLEMLGDGLTPVPDPSTYFLGERDETASGSAVVLALEGKRPFAVEVQALASKSYLAMPRRTALGLDLNRLNLLLAVLEKRLGMQLGQSDIYAKTGGGLKLTDPGLDLGLVAAVLSSYYDRPLPPRAVFWGEVDLSGRIRPVSGHDARLKQAKRLGYKPIFHPPVEGKGTATLKDFQRALFGAG from the coding sequence GTGGCCAAGACACGCCTCGTTTACGCCTGCTCGGCCTGCGGCGACGTGAGCCCCCGCTGGCGCGGGCAATGCCAGGGCTGCGGCGAATGGAACACCCTGGTGCAGCAGGCGGGCGTCAAACAGCCTCCGCGCCTTGGTTCCACACTTGGCCCCAGAGAGGGGCCGGTTTCGCTTTCCGGTTTCACCCAAGACCATGCTCCCACAGCCCCCAGCGGCCTTCCCGACCTGGACCGCGTTCTGGGCCAGGGCCTCCAGCCAGGCTCGGCAGTGCTGCTTGGCGGCGAACCGGGCATCGGCAAATCCACGCTTCTTCTCCAGCTGGCGGGCAAGGTTGCCTCGGCCGGGCGCAAGGCCGTGTACGTCTCGGGCGAGGAATCGCTTAGCCAGCTGGCATCCAGGGCGCGCAGGCTGGGCATCGACTCCGAACTTCTTCTGGCATCGTGCACAACCAGCGCGGCCGATGCCGTGGATATCCTTGGACAATCAGAATCTCCGACCATCGTGGTGGTGGACTCCGTTCAGACCATGGCCTCGTCCCTGGCCGACGGGGTCCCCGGGAGCCCGGGCCAGGTGAGGGCGGTTGCCGCCGAACTGGTGGAAGCGGTCAAGAAGAGCAATGCCACGCTCATTCTGGTGGGACACGTCACCAAGGAAGGACTCATCGCCGGGCCCAAGATCCTGGAGCACATGGTGGACACCGTGCTCTACCTGGAAGGGGACCGGCAGCATTTCTACCGCATCCTGCGGGTCTTCAAGAACCGCTTCGGCCCCACGGACGAGCTCATGGTGCTTGAAATGCTGGGCGACGGGCTGACCCCGGTACCGGACCCCTCCACGTACTTTCTGGGCGAACGCGACGAGACGGCCAGCGGGAGCGCAGTGGTCCTTGCCCTTGAAGGCAAGCGCCCCTTCGCTGTGGAGGTGCAGGCCCTGGCCAGCAAGTCCTACCTGGCCATGCCACGGCGTACCGCCTTGGGGCTTGATCTGAACCGGCTGAACCTTCTGCTGGCTGTGCTGGAAAAGCGCCTCGGGATGCAGCTTGGACAGTCGGACATCTACGCCAAAACCGGTGGGGGACTGAAGCTCACCGACCCGGGCCTGGACCTGGGTCTGGTGGCCGCTGTGCTGTCGTCCTATTATGACCGGCCATTGCCACCCAGGGCGGTGTTCTGGGGCGAGGTGGACTTAAGCGGGCGCATCCGGCCGGTTTCCGGGCACGATGCCAGGCTCAAGCAGGCCAAGCGCCTGGGCTACAAGCCCATCTTCCACCCGCCGGTGGAAGGCAAAGGCACAGCGACGCTCAAGGATTTTCAGCGGGCCCTGTTCGGGGCTGGATGA
- a CDS encoding N-acetyltransferase, with the protein MPGFYLRKARIDDVKTIHGLLMACAKGELLLPRSYNQLYSHLRDFYVLASKEGKEVKGCCALSICWEQLAEIRSLVVHPDLQKQGWGRKLVEACLSESVTLGVYKVFTLTYQREFFAKMGFEEVSKEKLPQKVWADCINCPKFPECDEIAMVMEM; encoded by the coding sequence ATGCCCGGGTTCTACCTGCGCAAGGCCCGCATAGACGACGTGAAGACCATCCACGGCCTGCTCATGGCCTGCGCCAAGGGTGAGCTTCTTTTGCCGCGCTCCTACAACCAGCTCTATTCCCACCTGCGCGACTTCTACGTCCTGGCCTCCAAGGAGGGCAAGGAAGTGAAGGGCTGCTGCGCCTTGTCCATCTGTTGGGAACAACTGGCCGAAATCCGCTCCCTGGTGGTGCATCCGGACCTGCAGAAGCAGGGCTGGGGGCGCAAACTCGTGGAAGCCTGCCTGTCGGAGTCGGTGACTCTTGGCGTGTACAAGGTGTTCACCCTCACCTACCAGCGCGAGTTCTTCGCCAAAATGGGGTTCGAGGAAGTGAGCAAGGAGAAGCTGCCCCAGAAGGTCTGGGCGGACTGCATCAACTGCCCCAAGTTCCCCGAATGCGACGAGATCGCCATGGTCATGGAGATGTGA
- the hpt gene encoding hypoxanthine phosphoribosyltransferase produces the protein MRRDRHGHGDVTVSAKLLPVITKEEIAARVAQLGADISKQYENKDLLIVGVLKGAFMFLADLVRHVTVPAHVDFVRLASYGSKDSPGELSFLEDIETPCEGKHILVVEDIVDTGHSMSMLLTVLRTRGAASVKLCALIDKAERRQTQVTVDFSGFTLAKGFLVGYGLDFAEDYRCLSGVYELSQQEGP, from the coding sequence ATGCGACGAGATCGCCATGGTCATGGAGATGTGACCGTGTCGGCCAAGCTTCTCCCCGTAATCACCAAGGAAGAGATCGCCGCCCGGGTGGCACAGCTGGGCGCGGATATTTCCAAGCAATACGAGAACAAGGACCTGCTCATCGTGGGCGTGCTCAAGGGCGCGTTCATGTTTCTGGCCGATCTGGTGCGCCACGTCACGGTCCCGGCCCATGTGGATTTCGTGCGCCTGGCCAGCTACGGTTCCAAGGACTCCCCGGGCGAGCTGTCTTTTCTCGAGGATATTGAAACCCCGTGCGAGGGAAAGCACATCCTTGTTGTGGAAGACATCGTCGATACGGGCCACTCCATGTCCATGCTTTTGACGGTGCTTCGCACCAGAGGGGCGGCTTCGGTAAAGTTGTGCGCCCTTATCGACAAGGCTGAGAGACGCCAGACGCAAGTAACAGTTGACTTTTCAGGATTTACACTGGCAAAGGGCTTCCTAGTGGGATACGGCTTGGACTTTGCAGAAGACTACCGTTGCCTTTCCGGTGTCTATGAACTGAGCCAGCAAGAAGGTCCTTGA
- a CDS encoding zinc-ribbon domain-containing protein, translating into MKVECPSCQTKYNLPDDRIGPDGANVRCTVCKHVFHIDAPETEDFPGFGDSGATPSWPVDGLEEGLSEAKEKEAEDRKKDPFDDASISSADFTSIDFGKPEKTSQGLSKRSLIVAIVLGLVVLTGIGGTAAYFFEFWPFAKKPATSAMENAPTPPKQEAGPDYTDKLPFESYTNYFVDNDKVGKLFVIEGKLSNKSPVMLGQISIEATLLDAKENPVVSKIFTAGPKATNFELKTLNKEDLENRLSSRQEILLNNSQVKPGDEVPFMVVFVNIPDTVRNFSLKLKDYFEVAPQPQGQPGQKK; encoded by the coding sequence ATGAAAGTCGAATGCCCCAGTTGCCAGACGAAGTACAACCTGCCCGATGACAGAATCGGTCCGGATGGAGCCAACGTCCGTTGCACCGTGTGCAAGCATGTCTTTCACATAGATGCACCCGAGACGGAGGACTTTCCGGGCTTCGGCGATTCCGGCGCGACCCCTTCCTGGCCGGTGGACGGACTGGAAGAGGGGCTCTCCGAGGCCAAAGAGAAAGAAGCCGAAGACCGCAAGAAAGATCCCTTCGACGACGCCAGCATTTCCTCGGCCGACTTCACCTCCATCGATTTCGGAAAACCGGAAAAGACTTCCCAGGGCCTTTCCAAGCGGTCCCTGATTGTGGCTATCGTGCTCGGCCTCGTGGTGCTGACGGGCATCGGCGGCACCGCGGCCTACTTCTTCGAATTCTGGCCCTTCGCCAAGAAACCGGCCACTTCGGCCATGGAAAACGCGCCCACGCCTCCCAAGCAGGAAGCCGGGCCGGACTACACCGACAAGCTGCCCTTCGAGTCCTACACCAATTATTTTGTGGACAACGACAAGGTGGGCAAGCTTTTCGTCATCGAAGGCAAGCTTTCCAACAAGTCCCCGGTCATGCTCGGGCAGATCTCCATCGAGGCCACGCTCTTGGACGCCAAGGAAAACCCCGTGGTCTCCAAGATTTTCACCGCGGGCCCCAAGGCCACCAATTTCGAACTCAAGACCCTGAACAAGGAGGACCTGGAGAACCGGCTCAGCTCCCGCCAGGAAATCCTTTTGAACAACAGCCAGGTGAAGCCCGGAGACGAAGTCCCCTTCATGGTCGTCTTCGTGAACATCCCGGACACGGTGAGAAACTTTTCGCTGAAGCTGAAGGACTACTTCGAGGTGGCCCCGCAACCTCAGGGACAGCCGGGCCAGAAGAAGTAG
- a CDS encoding TlpA family protein disulfide reductase, whose translation MNTLRTFFIVLVLAFGAATGATGAHAQGKGEPQASSQDILRYISQARGKVVVLNFWASWCGPCRQEIPELMDLRKRIPESKLVIMGVSVDQDPAMFAMYAAKTGFNYPVYLARADVSQAFSIRAIPRTIVYSPKGEVIHSQEGYMPGPELEKLVKKHMGA comes from the coding sequence ATGAATACATTGCGTACGTTTTTCATCGTCCTTGTTCTGGCCTTTGGCGCGGCCACCGGGGCTACCGGGGCTCATGCCCAGGGCAAGGGCGAACCCCAGGCCTCCAGCCAGGACATCCTGCGCTACATCAGCCAGGCCCGGGGCAAGGTGGTGGTGCTCAATTTCTGGGCTTCCTGGTGCGGGCCGTGCCGCCAGGAGATTCCCGAACTCATGGACCTGCGCAAGCGCATCCCGGAGAGCAAACTGGTGATCATGGGCGTTTCCGTGGACCAGGACCCGGCCATGTTCGCCATGTACGCGGCCAAGACCGGCTTCAACTATCCGGTGTATCTGGCCAGGGCGGACGTGTCCCAGGCGTTTTCCATCCGGGCCATTCCGCGCACCATAGTCTATTCGCCCAAGGGGGAAGTGATCCATTCCCAGGAGGGCTACATGCCCGGCCCCGAACTTGAAAAGCTCGTCAAGAAGCACATGGGGGCTTAA